The window AGCACTTGGAATCATAATGATAATTTGTTCTGCAGAAAGCGTGGTTGGATCAGGCCATATCACTCCTACAATCAACTAAGGCAACAAGTAAAATAAAAGCACATTTTATTGTGTTGGATCTCAACTAACATCAAACAGTAACCACAATAACACATTAGCCACTATGAAAGTGACAAACCTACCTGCCACTTCAACTCCTCCACTCTCAAATTTAAGTCtgaaaaaccaaagaaagaaaaaaggaaagaagaaataaataactTGCTAAATTTCCTGGCCTTGAGAAAGATTCCCTCTGAAATCACAGTTGTGTCACCAGCATTTTCAGCTGCTTCAACTCAAACCCGATGGTTATTCAGATCTTGCAGCCAATAATGACGGGCATAGAATATGATCTTGATAAACAGAACACAATTTAGTAAAGTTATCGAGGTGTGAAACAAGCTTACTGTACAGGCAAGAACTGTGCAAGCAAAGAGGTTCCTAGATGTCACGTTGTTATGATGACTCCACCAATTAGCAGTCCAAGGACCCACGCCCCCGAGCATCAATTCAAGTCCCAAGATCAGTCTTTGCTCACGCTGAGAACTTCAGCAGGACAGGAATCAGAAGCAGGGAATAAAACAGGAGTTGAAAACAGCTTGTCTCACTAGCTAATTTATGGTTCATCCAACTCAACAAGTTGAGCCCGTCTTTCAGCAGCCTTCTTCCTAACGAAGATGCCCCATCTCAGTGCTGCCTTGAGCTTCAGCCACCCTACAACAGCTTTGCCTGACGAACGGCTTCGATCTTCATCAAAGCCATAACCTGTAGATGAAGTGGGCATGTATGCTGATGAATAAGGATACCCATCATCAGTAACATTTGCAGAGGCATGACCATGATTGCCCATGTTGAAGATACGAAGCAGGTGCTGCATATCATCATTTTCAAGCATCTCATGACTTCTCATGCGaatctcatcctctgggaagaAGTCATCAACTCTATAATTAAGATTTGAAGTCCCAACAGATTGGAAGCCTGGTGTGGTTGCTGGCGGGGGACCAAGGGCAAGCATGCTTTCATTACTTGGAAGTTGCACTTGGTGTGGATTGCCAATCAACTGATTCTGGAGAGGGAATGAGGTGCCATCAAACTGCATAGGAGCATTGAGATTTACGTTCTGCGACTGTATTGGGTATCTGGTGGGCATATTATCATTATACCCTAGACAGAAAGAGTATCCAAATAGTCAGTAAACAAATCAATGGGTTATTACGCACATAAAACAAACACAAGCTCAATGCTTTGCACTAGTAGGAAGAGCTCAAAAAACCATATATCTTCATAAGGTGCCATAGGATTtgcttaaattaaatttgatgaaGATCTGGATCATTCAAATCATGGGAGAGAAAGGATATCTAgaaatttaatatgcaaaaGAAGTTTGGTATCCCAACATGCACATGTATGatcattcttttttaatcatttaataaaaCATGAGTATGTTAGCACTCCTCCCACATTTAGTCATATAGCAAAATGAGTGTATCTTTGCTTCTCTTGAGTTGTAGGAAACATTATGGAAATTGGAAGAAGTTAAAGATATGCCTTTTTTTAGCCTTACCTATAAAGGGAAGAATGTTTTATTCTCCTGTCAGACATTAAAGCTTTTCTGaatttcacaaaaaaagaaGGATTTGACTACCATCTACCTTCCTCCCCACACTAACCTTGGTGCAGCCTGATTTGTAAATATGAAATCCACAGCATTGGGGAACTTAATCCTATATCTAAAGAAAAGAATTGAGGAATAAACTGACAGACATTGCAAAATACCAGAATGGGAAATTCATGCCcaatatcttttttcttttttggtacgcaagaaaataatatgaattaaaAGACACCTAACAAAATGGTGTGCAACCCCAGTAGACGGGAGGTACACAGGACACACAAGGAATGAGAGAAACAACAATGCAAACCCCATTCTCTTGACCCACATATTTCAAACCTACATAGGGTTTTCCCACTCCTCACAGCCCCAGTCTAATAACAATTGAGTGGCAGTCTAAAATGGGTCTTGGGAGAATGATATGAGAGACATTTGAGAGATGTTCTACCCACTCTGGAGAGATTAGGAAGTAGTCCAGCCTTCAGTAAAGACTTTCCATTCTCAACCTACTCCAATTGCCACCACCTGAGAAAGGGATATCCATCAAGTTAAAATCTTCAATAAAACCTGAGAAGCCTCTCAGGCCAAGAAGATCCTACCACTTGAACTTCTCTCAAGAGGGAAGTGAACAACATTAAAATCTCCTACAATAAACCAATGATCTTCCTACAGCCCTCAACTCCTAAAACTCCCCAATTTCTGCCCCCAGCACCAGATTATACACCTTTAAAAATACCTGAATTCTGTCTAACAACAACCACCAATTATCCCATAAATTAAGACCCCCTTCCACTGCCCCTCTAGCTCAGATAGCCACCCCCTCCCAACACACATAAAACTCCAAAAATCTCCCCATCCCATCTCAGTTGATGAAACGTCCAACTTTGATTCTTGATGATAGACCAAATCCACCTTTTATGATCTCAGAAATgatttaatgatttttcttttatccacATCATTAAAGCCCTCTCATGTTCAAAGGGattattctaaaatttccaTTGATCGACTCGAACTGAATGCCCAATCACCCTCTCATTATTCACAACTGCCAAGTGTCTTCCTCCATAATTCACAGAGGATTGAAGTTTATTCAACTCCCTTTCCTTACATGAGATGGCTCAGTTCCTTGCCTTTTTGGCTGAAGGAAAGATCTTGTATTCCCAATTCTCCAATTTTCTGATTAAAGCCAAGACTTCCTCCTTTTAACCCTCCAATGACATTCCCACATGCTTGACAAATCTTGGTAAGTTCCTATTAACCCAAACAGAATCTCCTTTTGCATCTGCTACAGCAACAAACTCAATCTGTCCTGATGACACCAGACAAACCAGAGTCACAAGTTCCACACTTACTGGGGATTCCAGAAACTCAACACAAGAAATAGAGTCAACCCATGCTGATTCAGAAGAAGGAACCTCCACCAACTCCCCCACAGCCAAGGGTGCCACAATTCTAGCCTTAAGCAAGGGTAAAGAACTTCCAAGGCCAATATCTATGTCCAACTACACTTACCAAAAGGTACAAGGGGAGTGACCTGGTCATTTTGTGGGAGAGAAAACATGATCTAGATCCATGAATGCAACTACTCTGACAGAATCTTTTCCAGGTTTTGCCATTTTGATTAGCAACAtggttttagttttatttaatatcatcaAATCACCCAAATCAACCATTAACATTACACAAAATCTAACTACTTGTATTGTGGGTCATATACTGTAATGGTTTTGGCACCCAAACCACATACCTCCAACCGTTATGCTTGGACCCACAGAAGGCTGCTGTGGTGGAACTGAAACCGGCAAGCTTGGTAAAGTGAGCTGATGGTCAAAGGAGTTAGGATAGTCTTGTGGGCCCATCGCAACTTCAGTCTGAGAAGAACCTGAGCTCTTACTTTGgttaaagtttaaaagagacTTGCCATCATACTCTACAACACTAATCCAATTGTCATATGCCTTCTTCACCAAGGTATCCACAAAGACCTGCAAGAACCAAACAATTGGCAGTTTGCTTAGGCTTCTTTTTTccgttctttttttcttcttttttgcaATTTAAGAAAATAGTAATTTCTTTACAAACATCAAATATAAGTTCACTGCTCAAGAGAAGATAAGTCCTATAGAAACCTTGGTATTCTATGAAATGAACAGCCCATGCCATAATATTGAGCTTGACCATATTGAATTAAATGTAATTTCAGTTTAATTTTGCGATTAAACATAGAGAGAATCGTATGCACAGATATCCAAAGATTAGACCCCACAACTACACTATATAAAAGCTCAAAATAAGCCACTAATTCTTTTTTCACATCCATAAATTTTCATTAGTATAATTATCCTGTTTTAaggaaatatatgatatttattgTTTAGAGATCTGGCAACAGCAGCTTCTAATGGACCAGCCTCTACTTTTAATCTGGAAAGATTCCTCTAgcatgaaaaattattaaatggaGTTAAACCccatattatttttgtagtacAATGAGGCAGCACAACATCCAAATGAAATCAAACTATAGGATCACCTACCTTCTGATTGTCAGTAAGAGAATCAGCTGAGTGATATTGTCCACCTGCTATTAAGCCGCTCAACTCATAGATATTGTTGAACACAACGCCTACGCTCCTCACATCATCAGGATAGTAAACATAAAGTTTCCCACTTAGAACACAAGTTTTTGCATGCTCCACAAGAACATCCCACATCTTATTTGACATGCCACTTCCAAGAATCTACAACAATTggagacaaataaataaaaattacaatagaCGGATTCAAATTCTGAAATGACAACAAAA of the Vitis vinifera cultivar Pinot Noir 40024 chromosome 10, ASM3070453v1 genome contains:
- the LOC100256775 gene encoding calmodulin-binding protein 60 C — protein: MQTRYMERSNSLAREKRALDPSSTEEGQSDRKRPALASVIVEALKVDSLQKLCSSLEPILRRVVSEEVERALAKLGPAKLTGRSSPKRIEGPDGRNLQLQFRSRLSLPLFTGGKVEGEQGTTIHIVLLDASTGHVVTSGPESSVKLDVVVLEGDFNNEDDDGWNQEEFESHVVKEREGKRPLLTGDLQVTLKEGVGTLGELTFTDNSSWIRSRKFRLGLKVASGYCEGMRIREAKTDAFTVKDHRGELYKKHYPPALNDEVWRLEKIGKDGSFHKRLNKAGIFTVEDFLRLVVRDSQRLRNILGSGMSNKMWDVLVEHAKTCVLSGKLYVYYPDDVRSVGVVFNNIYELSGLIAGGQYHSADSLTDNQKVFVDTLVKKAYDNWISVVEYDGKSLLNFNQSKSSGSSQTEVAMGPQDYPNSFDHQLTLPSLPVSVPPQQPSVGPSITVGGYNDNMPTRYPIQSQNVNLNAPMQFDGTSFPLQNQLIGNPHQVQLPSNESMLALGPPPATTPGFQSVGTSNLNYRVDDFFPEDEIRMRSHEMLENDDMQHLLRIFNMGNHGHASANVTDDGYPYSSAYMPTSSTGYGFDEDRSRSSGKAVVGWLKLKAALRWGIFVRKKAAERRAQLVELDEP